A genomic stretch from Halalkalibacillus sediminis includes:
- the rpsO gene encoding 30S ribosomal protein S15 encodes MAITQERKNELINEYKTHENDTGSPEVQIAILTEQITELNGHFKEHKKDHHSRRGLFKMVGKRRNLLNYLRNKDVQRYRDLIQKLGLRR; translated from the coding sequence ATGGCTATAACACAAGAGCGTAAAAATGAGCTTATCAATGAATATAAGACTCATGAAAATGATACTGGATCTCCAGAGGTTCAGATCGCTATCCTAACTGAACAAATCACTGAGTTGAATGGTCATTTCAAAGAGCACAAAAAAGACCATCATTCTCGTCGTGGATTATTTAAAATGGTTGGTAAACGTCGTAACTTGTTAAACTACTTACGTAACAAAGACGTTCAGCGCTACCGTGACTTAATTCAAAAACTTGGACTACGTAGATAA
- the pnp gene encoding polyribonucleotide nucleotidyltransferase: MSNEMKTYSIDLAGRTLTFEIGEVAKQANGAAMVRYGDTSVMVAATASSKPKDLPFFPLTINYEEKLYAVGKIPGGFIKREGRPSDKAVLTSRLIDRPIRPMFPDGFRNEVQVISTVMSVDQDCPSDITAMIGSSIALCVSDIPFGGPIAGVNVGRIDNEFVINPTIEQMEKSDIQLTVAGNKDAVNMVEAGAKEVPEETMLEAIMFGHEEIKRLCEFQEKVIEEVGKEKTEIPLFTPDETIAEEVEKLAKDRLVAAIQTEEKKAREDAIEDVKQVVIESFEEKEVEEDVIKQVKDVLDSIVKEEVRRLITEEKVRPDGRGVDEIRPLSSRTKVLPRTHGSAMFTRGQTQALSVCTLGALGDVQILDGLDLAEEKRFMHHYNFPQYSVGETGPIRGPGRREIGHGALGERALEAVIPSEKDFPYTIRVVSEILESNGSTSQASICAGTMAMMDAGVPIKAPVAGIAMGLVKSGDNYTVLTDIQGMEDALGDMDFKVAGTSAGVTALQMDIKVEGLSRDILEEALTQAQKGRMDILNHMTETIPSSRSELSQYAPKIKTFAINPDKIRDVIGPSGKQINKIIEETGVKIDIEQDGTIFISSTESEKIDVAKKIIEDLVREVEVGEIYLGKVKRIEKFGAFVELFAGKDGLVHISELAEEHVKNVKDIADIGEEMLVKVKEIDQQGRVNLSRKAALKEQETEQASK; encoded by the coding sequence ATGTCCAATGAAATGAAAACATATTCAATAGATTTAGCAGGAAGAACTTTGACTTTTGAAATTGGTGAAGTAGCTAAACAGGCAAACGGTGCTGCAATGGTCCGTTACGGAGATACATCTGTAATGGTGGCTGCAACAGCTTCTAGTAAACCTAAAGACTTACCGTTCTTTCCTTTAACAATCAATTACGAAGAAAAACTTTATGCTGTTGGTAAAATACCAGGCGGATTCATAAAACGTGAGGGTCGTCCTAGTGACAAAGCTGTTCTGACTTCTCGTTTGATTGACCGTCCGATTCGTCCGATGTTTCCAGATGGATTCAGAAATGAAGTTCAAGTCATTAGCACAGTAATGAGTGTTGATCAAGACTGCCCTTCAGATATTACAGCAATGATCGGTTCCTCGATCGCCCTTTGTGTATCAGACATTCCTTTCGGCGGTCCGATTGCAGGAGTAAATGTAGGTAGAATCGATAATGAATTCGTCATCAATCCGACAATCGAACAAATGGAAAAAAGTGATATCCAATTGACTGTTGCTGGAAACAAAGATGCTGTCAACATGGTTGAAGCAGGTGCTAAAGAAGTGCCAGAAGAAACGATGTTAGAAGCGATCATGTTTGGTCATGAAGAAATCAAACGTCTGTGTGAATTCCAAGAGAAAGTAATCGAAGAAGTAGGGAAAGAAAAAACTGAAATTCCTTTATTCACTCCTGATGAAACAATTGCTGAAGAAGTTGAGAAACTTGCAAAAGACCGCTTAGTTGCAGCGATTCAAACAGAAGAGAAAAAAGCCCGTGAGGACGCAATAGAAGACGTCAAACAAGTTGTGATTGAATCCTTCGAAGAAAAGGAAGTTGAAGAGGACGTCATCAAGCAAGTTAAAGATGTACTGGATTCTATTGTGAAAGAAGAAGTCCGTCGATTGATCACTGAAGAGAAGGTTCGCCCTGACGGTAGAGGTGTCGATGAAATTCGTCCACTTTCTTCACGTACGAAAGTTTTACCTCGTACACACGGTTCTGCAATGTTTACTCGTGGACAAACCCAAGCACTAAGTGTTTGTACGCTAGGAGCATTAGGTGATGTTCAAATACTTGATGGATTAGACCTTGCTGAAGAGAAGCGTTTTATGCATCATTATAATTTCCCTCAGTATAGTGTCGGTGAAACAGGACCAATCAGAGGACCTGGCCGTCGTGAAATCGGACATGGTGCTTTGGGTGAACGTGCTTTAGAAGCAGTTATCCCTTCTGAAAAAGATTTCCCATACACAATCCGTGTCGTGTCAGAAATCCTTGAATCTAACGGTTCTACTTCCCAGGCAAGTATCTGTGCGGGTACTATGGCAATGATGGATGCAGGTGTTCCGATTAAAGCACCAGTTGCAGGAATTGCGATGGGTCTTGTGAAATCTGGAGACAACTATACCGTTCTTACAGATATCCAAGGTATGGAAGACGCTTTAGGAGATATGGACTTCAAAGTAGCCGGAACTTCCGCAGGTGTAACAGCGCTACAAATGGACATCAAAGTTGAAGGGCTATCTAGAGACATATTAGAAGAAGCATTGACTCAAGCGCAAAAAGGTCGTATGGATATCTTGAATCACATGACTGAAACGATTCCATCGTCACGCAGTGAATTATCTCAGTACGCACCAAAAATTAAGACATTTGCAATCAACCCTGATAAAATTCGTGATGTTATTGGACCAAGTGGAAAACAGATCAATAAGATCATTGAAGAAACAGGAGTTAAAATTGATATCGAGCAAGATGGTACAATTTTCATTTCTTCTACTGAAAGTGAAAAAATTGATGTAGCGAAAAAAATCATTGAAGATTTAGTACGCGAAGTTGAAGTTGGAGAAATTTATCTTGGTAAGGTGAAACGTATTGAAAAATTCGGAGCCTTTGTTGAACTTTTTGCTGGAAAAGATGGTCTTGTCCATATTAGCGAATTAGCTGAAGAACATGTTAAAAATGTGAAGGATATTGCTGATATTGGCGAAGAAATGCTTGTGAAAGTAAAAGAAATCGATCAACAAGGTCGTGTGAATTTATCTCGTAAAGCTGCTCTTAAAGAACAAGAAACAGAACAAGCTTCTAAGTAA
- a CDS encoding M16 family metallopeptidase, translating into MVKRYQLNNGTRIVAEHLTSVRSVSLGIWILAGSRNEQPHQNGISHLVEHMLFKGTENRDARMIAESFDAIGGHVNAFTSKEFTCFYSKTMDQHADYALDILTDMLFNSLIEEKELEREKKVVEEEISMTEDAPNDIIHDYLQGISFEGHPLAQTILGTEETLSSLTRNDLLDYMRQYYSPERIVVSVAGNIPEELIDRIKELFGSVSKQSGIHDPMKLVYLTNSKTYEREVSQAHLCLGYPGLQIGDEGIYSASVIDNVLGGAMSSRLFQKIREEMGLTYSIFSYHSSFRDNGLFTIYGATNSDQLEQMKDEILKTTNEMKLNGITEKELQNTVQQLKGQLVLGLENPNSRMNRNGRNELLNQPHLSMEELISKLVSVNHEDMNQLMNQMFAEQPSEALIVPSRV; encoded by the coding sequence ATGGTCAAAAGATATCAACTAAATAACGGAACACGAATCGTAGCAGAACATCTAACATCAGTACGCTCAGTCTCTTTGGGAATTTGGATATTAGCAGGTTCCAGAAATGAACAACCACATCAAAATGGTATTTCCCACTTGGTTGAACATATGCTCTTTAAAGGTACAGAAAATCGCGATGCGCGAATGATCGCTGAATCTTTTGATGCGATCGGTGGCCATGTGAACGCTTTTACCTCTAAAGAGTTTACGTGCTTTTATTCAAAAACGATGGATCAACATGCAGATTATGCACTGGATATTTTGACAGATATGTTATTCAACTCATTGATTGAGGAAAAAGAATTAGAGCGTGAGAAAAAAGTTGTTGAGGAAGAGATTTCAATGACTGAAGATGCACCAAATGATATTATTCATGATTATCTTCAAGGTATAAGTTTTGAAGGTCATCCGCTTGCGCAAACAATATTAGGTACTGAAGAAACTTTATCTTCCTTAACAAGAAATGATCTCCTTGATTATATGAGGCAATATTACAGCCCCGAAAGGATCGTCGTTTCTGTTGCTGGAAATATTCCTGAAGAATTGATTGATCGAATCAAAGAGCTATTTGGCTCTGTTTCAAAGCAGTCAGGTATACATGACCCTATGAAACTAGTCTATTTAACTAATTCAAAAACGTATGAGAGGGAGGTCTCTCAAGCACATCTTTGCCTAGGGTATCCTGGATTACAAATTGGTGATGAGGGTATTTATAGTGCTTCCGTGATTGATAATGTATTAGGTGGGGCTATGAGCTCAAGACTATTTCAGAAAATCAGAGAAGAAATGGGCTTAACTTACTCTATCTTTTCTTACCATAGCTCCTTCAGGGATAACGGATTGTTTACAATTTACGGTGCTACTAACTCTGATCAACTTGAACAAATGAAAGATGAGATTTTGAAAACGACTAACGAAATGAAGTTGAATGGAATTACTGAGAAAGAACTTCAGAATACTGTGCAACAACTGAAGGGTCAACTAGTACTTGGACTGGAAAATCCTAATAGCCGAATGAATCGAAATGGTAGGAATGAGTTATTGAATCAACCGCATCTATCCATGGAAGAATTGATTAGCAAACTCGTTAGTGTTAATCATGAAGACATGAATCAGCTGATGAATCAAATGTTTGCTGAGCAACCTTCAGAAGCATTAATTGTTCCTTCACGCGTATAA
- a CDS encoding YlmC/YmxH family sporulation protein, whose translation MRYNDLSGKELIDAVNGERLGILGQTDLEIDPRTGSIRNILIQDFSMLGFKKGERETMIKWSDVEVVGQDMIVVKPDKVKD comes from the coding sequence ATGAGGTACAATGATTTATCGGGAAAAGAATTGATTGATGCGGTGAACGGTGAACGTTTGGGCATTTTAGGTCAAACTGATTTGGAAATTGATCCAAGGACCGGTTCGATCAGAAATATTTTAATCCAGGATTTCTCCATGCTCGGATTTAAAAAAGGGGAGAGAGAAACGATGATCAAATGGTCTGATGTTGAAGTAGTCGGTCAAGATATGATTGTCGTTAAGCCTGATAAAGTGAAAGACTGA
- the dpaA gene encoding dipicolinic acid synthetase subunit A: MTLLTGKTIVVIGGDARNIEMMRQLVERDSLVYAVGFEEVDAQIEGVYFSTLENIPANQIDAVILPVSGLDEEGYAESHYAESSPMVQPEFFDTLSENCLVFTGIMTPLLSRLSEKIKIIPLFDRDDVAIYNSIPTAEGALMFAIQHTDFTVHDANVTIIGFGRVGKTLVHTFSALGANVSVCSRNEDELARIFEYHAKPVHIEDLDSSVENCNILVNTVPQLVVQPSTIRSLPLDSLIIDLASKPGGVDFRFAKKRGIKAILAPGLPGMVAPNTAGKILARVIQSVILKQES; the protein is encoded by the coding sequence GTGACGTTGTTAACTGGTAAAACGATTGTTGTAATAGGTGGAGACGCTCGGAACATTGAAATGATGAGGCAATTAGTTGAAAGAGATAGTCTTGTGTATGCCGTGGGATTCGAAGAGGTAGATGCTCAGATTGAGGGAGTTTATTTTTCTACTCTGGAGAATATTCCAGCAAACCAGATTGATGCTGTAATTCTTCCAGTATCTGGTCTCGATGAAGAAGGTTACGCTGAGAGTCATTACGCCGAAAGTTCGCCGATGGTGCAACCAGAATTCTTCGATACTTTAAGTGAAAACTGCCTTGTGTTTACTGGTATCATGACTCCATTATTATCGAGGTTAAGTGAAAAAATAAAGATTATTCCTTTATTTGATCGGGATGATGTGGCTATATATAATTCTATCCCTACAGCTGAAGGAGCATTGATGTTCGCTATCCAGCATACTGATTTCACAGTCCATGATGCTAACGTTACAATCATAGGCTTTGGACGTGTGGGTAAAACGCTCGTTCATACTTTCTCTGCTTTAGGGGCGAATGTATCTGTATGTTCTAGAAATGAGGATGAACTTGCTAGGATATTTGAGTATCATGCAAAGCCAGTTCACATTGAAGACTTGGATTCTTCAGTTGAAAACTGCAATATTCTAGTGAACACTGTTCCCCAATTAGTCGTGCAACCTTCAACGATCCGATCTTTACCACTCGATAGCCTGATTATCGACTTAGCATCGAAACCAGGCGGAGTAGATTTCCGTTTTGCGAAAAAAAGAGGAATCAAAGCTATATTAGCTCCTGGTTTACCAGGGATGGTTGCTCCCAACACTGCTGGAAAGATTTTAGCCCGAGTGATTCAAAGTGTCATACTTAAACAAGAGTCATGA
- the dpaB gene encoding dipicolinate synthase subunit B, with amino-acid sequence MNLKGKRIGFGLTGSHCTYDAVYPELERLINEGAEVYPIVSYTVQNTDTKFGDAADHIEKIKQITNKSLISTIPEAEPLGPKIPLDCMVVAPLTGNSLSKFANALTDSPVLMAAKATLRNRKPVVLAISTNDALGLNGTNLAKLLVAKNVYFVPFGQDDPVKKSTSLVAHMGLLAETIESAIEGKQLQPLLKPY; translated from the coding sequence TTGAATTTAAAAGGTAAAAGAATAGGTTTCGGGTTAACTGGTTCTCATTGTACTTATGATGCCGTTTACCCTGAACTTGAGCGATTGATTAATGAAGGGGCAGAAGTCTACCCCATCGTTTCATATACTGTACAAAATACAGATACTAAATTCGGTGATGCTGCGGATCATATTGAGAAAATCAAACAAATTACAAACAAATCCTTAATTTCTACTATTCCAGAAGCAGAGCCACTTGGACCGAAAATACCGCTTGACTGCATGGTTGTGGCTCCACTTACAGGAAACTCACTGAGTAAATTTGCTAATGCGCTGACAGATTCACCCGTTCTGATGGCAGCTAAAGCAACTTTGCGAAACCGAAAGCCAGTTGTCTTGGCTATTTCGACAAATGATGCACTTGGACTGAATGGTACTAATCTCGCAAAATTACTTGTCGCGAAAAATGTATATTTTGTACCATTTGGTCAAGACGATCCAGTGAAGAAGTCAACATCATTGGTAGCTCATATGGGCTTGTTAGCTGAAACAATTGAGAGCGCAATCGAGGGAAAACAGCTCCAACCACTTTTAAAACCTTACTAA